A window of the Fuscovulum sp. genome harbors these coding sequences:
- a CDS encoding 2-isopropylmalate synthase has product MRNGRAVWALTLAAALAMPAGAYAQDEGEVITKQYDDGSVYEGTFRNGLQHGIGTYRLPNGFEYSGEWQDGQITGTGRATYPNGSVYEGAFVAGKPEGKGKITYPDGGSYEGDWVAGAITGAGVARYANGAVYTGRFKDGKHDGRGVMEGPGGYRFEGSWVAGEKDGEGKVTYPDGAVYDGMLKAGQRSGRGTLTLPDGMTYVGDWLDGQINGQGKLTQANGDVYEGAFKDGLKTGTGTLTYANGDVYQGNFTADRRSGQGVFRSTDGYVLEGIWSEGSLSGQGKLTYPDGAVYQGALVADRPQGKGKITYADGSTYEGDWAAGVITGTGTATYADGSVYQGRFVDAKPEGQGKMTKPDGYVYDGQWKAGLREGKGTATFADGSVYEGDFKAGLRHGTGKLTMPDGFIYEGAWLDGEIHGQGRATYPGGDIYEGAFEKGKRQGQGKLTYASGQVAEGNWLNGILVAPPEAQPEAPTEPPAAPEAAPAPAEN; this is encoded by the coding sequence ATGCGGAACGGACGGGCAGTTTGGGCACTCACCTTGGCGGCGGCGCTGGCCATGCCCGCAGGCGCCTATGCGCAGGACGAGGGCGAGGTCATCACCAAGCAATATGATGACGGATCGGTCTATGAAGGCACCTTCCGCAACGGGCTCCAGCATGGCATCGGCACCTATCGCCTGCCCAACGGGTTCGAATATTCCGGCGAATGGCAGGATGGCCAGATCACCGGCACCGGACGCGCCACCTATCCCAACGGGTCGGTCTATGAAGGCGCCTTCGTCGCAGGCAAACCCGAAGGCAAGGGCAAGATCACCTATCCCGATGGCGGAAGCTATGAGGGCGACTGGGTCGCGGGCGCGATCACCGGGGCGGGTGTTGCCCGCTATGCAAATGGCGCGGTCTATACCGGGCGCTTCAAGGACGGCAAACATGATGGCCGCGGCGTGATGGAAGGCCCCGGCGGCTATCGGTTTGAGGGCAGCTGGGTCGCGGGCGAAAAGGATGGCGAAGGCAAGGTCACCTATCCCGATGGCGCGGTCTATGACGGGATGCTCAAGGCAGGCCAACGCAGCGGGCGCGGCACGCTCACCCTGCCGGACGGGATGACCTATGTCGGCGATTGGCTGGATGGCCAGATCAACGGTCAGGGCAAGCTGACGCAGGCCAATGGCGATGTCTATGAAGGCGCCTTCAAGGACGGGCTGAAAACCGGCACCGGCACGCTGACCTACGCCAATGGCGATGTCTATCAGGGCAATTTCACCGCCGACCGCCGCAGCGGGCAAGGCGTGTTCCGCAGCACCGATGGTTATGTCCTCGAAGGCATCTGGTCCGAAGGCAGCCTGTCGGGCCAAGGCAAGCTGACCTATCCCGATGGCGCGGTCTATCAGGGCGCGCTGGTCGCTGACCGGCCGCAGGGCAAGGGCAAGATCACCTATGCCGACGGCTCCACCTATGAAGGCGATTGGGCGGCCGGCGTGATCACCGGCACCGGAACCGCCACCTATGCCGACGGGTCGGTCTATCAGGGGCGTTTCGTCGACGCCAAACCCGAAGGCCAGGGCAAGATGACCAAGCCCGATGGCTATGTCTATGACGGCCAATGGAAAGCAGGCCTGCGCGAAGGCAAAGGCACCGCCACTTTTGCCGACGGGTCGGTTTATGAGGGAGATTTCAAGGCCGGCCTGCGCCACGGCACGGGCAAGCTGACCATGCCGGATGGTTTCATCTATGAAGGCGCGTGGCTTGATGGCGAAATCCACGGTCAGGGCCGCGCCACCTATCCCGGCGGCGATATCTATGAAGGCGCGTTCGAAAAGGGCAAACGGCAGGGACAGGGCAAACTCACCTATGCCAGCGGTCAGGTGGCCGAAGGCAACTGGCTCAACGGCATCCTCGTGGCCCCGCCCGAAGCGCAACCGGAAGCACCGACAGAGCCACCAGCGGCACCGGAAGCAGCCCCCGCTCCCGCAGAAAACTGA
- a CDS encoding cryptochrome/photolyase family protein — MTRLILVLGDQLTPNVAALRAAGPGDVVVMAEVMAEGSHVPHHPQKIALILSAMRHFANDLRSSGVTVAYSRLDDADNSQSIPGELIRRAAEFGAAQVIATAPGDWRLRQALADCPIPVTQLPDDRFLCSESEFADWAEGRKQLRMEWFYREMRRKTGLMMEGDKPAGGQWNFDHDNRKPAKADLFRPRPPRFAPDAVTEEVLALVEARFGAHFGAVRPFGWGVTRTDALAALDHFATHALPTFGDEQDAMLAGDPTLSHALISPYLNIGLLTPMEICQRVEAEWRAGRAPINAAEGFIRQIIGWREFIRGIWALEGPEYLTRNALGHSRALPPLYWGGKTRMRCLSHAVGQTRDLAYAHHIQRLMVTGNFALLAGVDPGAVHEWYLSVYADAFEWVEAPNTLGMSQFADGGVVGSKPYVSSGAYIDRMSDYCGGCAYKVKEKSGAAACPFNLLYWHFLTRHRARFEANPRMAQMYRTWDKMEAGHKDRVLREADLFLARMDAGEVV; from the coding sequence ATGACGCGTCTGATCCTGGTGCTGGGCGACCAGTTGACGCCCAATGTCGCGGCGCTGCGCGCGGCAGGGCCGGGCGATGTGGTGGTGATGGCCGAGGTGATGGCAGAGGGCAGCCATGTGCCCCACCATCCGCAGAAGATCGCGCTGATCCTGTCGGCGATGCGGCATTTCGCCAATGATCTGCGCAGCAGTGGGGTGACGGTCGCCTATTCCAGGCTGGATGATGCCGACAACAGCCAGTCCATCCCCGGCGAATTGATCCGGCGCGCGGCAGAGTTTGGCGCGGCGCAGGTGATCGCCACCGCGCCGGGGGATTGGCGGCTGCGGCAGGCATTGGCGGATTGCCCGATCCCGGTGACGCAACTGCCCGATGATCGATTTTTGTGTTCAGAGAGTGAGTTCGCGGACTGGGCCGAAGGGCGCAAGCAATTGCGGATGGAGTGGTTCTATCGCGAGATGCGGCGCAAGACCGGGCTGATGATGGAGGGGGACAAGCCCGCGGGGGGGCAGTGGAATTTCGACCATGACAATCGCAAGCCCGCCAAGGCGGATCTGTTCCGCCCGCGCCCGCCGCGCTTTGCCCCCGATGCGGTGACGGAGGAGGTGCTGGCGCTGGTCGAGGCGCGGTTTGGCGCGCATTTCGGCGCGGTGCGGCCTTTTGGTTGGGGCGTGACGCGCACGGATGCGCTGGCCGCGCTGGACCATTTCGCCACCCATGCGCTGCCCACATTCGGGGATGAGCAGGATGCGATGCTGGCGGGGGATCCCACGCTGAGCCATGCGCTGATTTCGCCCTATCTGAATATCGGGTTGCTGACACCGATGGAAATCTGCCAGCGGGTCGAGGCGGAATGGCGCGCGGGGCGCGCGCCGATCAACGCGGCAGAGGGGTTCATCCGCCAGATCATCGGCTGGCGCGAGTTCATTCGCGGCATCTGGGCGCTGGAGGGGCCGGAGTATCTGACGCGCAATGCGCTGGGCCATTCCCGCGCGTTGCCGCCGCTTTACTGGGGGGGCAAGACGCGGATGCGCTGCCTGTCGCATGCGGTGGGGCAGACGCGCGACCTCGCCTATGCCCATCACATTCAGCGGCTGATGGTGACCGGGAATTTCGCCCTGCTGGCCGGGGTGGACCCCGGCGCGGTGCATGAATGGTATCTGTCGGTCTATGCCGATGCCTTTGAATGGGTGGAGGCACCGAACACACTGGGGATGAGCCAATTCGCCGATGGCGGTGTGGTGGGGTCCAAGCCTTACGTCAGTTCCGGGGCCTATATCGACCGGATGTCGGATTACTGCGGCGGCTGTGCCTATAAGGTGAAGGAAAAGTCAGGGGCGGCGGCCTGTCCGTTCAACCTGTTGTATTGGCATTTCCTGACCCGGCACCGAGCGCGGTTTGAGGCCAATCCGCGGATGGCGCAGATGTACCGGACCTGGGACAAGATGGAGGCAGGGCATAAGGACCGGGTGCTGCGCGAGGCCGATCTGTTTCTGGCGCGGATGGATGCGGGTGAGGTGGTTTGA
- a CDS encoding SDR family NAD(P)-dependent oxidoreductase: MRAVIIGSSGGIGAALVAALEGRGAAVTGLSRRDHGLDLTDEDSIARVLAPLEPGVDLIFIATGGLEIDGARPEKALRALDPAAMAAQFALNAIGPALVLKHALRLVPRDRPAKIAALSARVGSIGDNRLGGWHGYRAAKAALNQIIRTASVELARNHPQATLVALHPGTVATSLTAAYAGGHPTVTPAVAAENLLAVLDGLTPAETGGFYDWQGKVIPW, from the coding sequence ATGCGCGCAGTCATCATCGGATCATCGGGCGGCATCGGCGCGGCACTTGTCGCGGCGCTGGAGGGGCGGGGGGCTGCGGTCACCGGCCTGTCGCGGCGCGATCATGGGCTGGACCTGACGGATGAGGACAGCATCGCGCGGGTGCTGGCCCCGCTGGAGCCGGGGGTGGATCTGATCTTCATCGCGACGGGCGGGCTGGAGATCGACGGCGCGCGGCCGGAAAAGGCGCTGCGCGCGCTGGACCCGGCGGCGATGGCGGCGCAATTCGCGCTGAACGCCATCGGCCCGGCGCTGGTGCTGAAGCACGCGCTGCGGCTGGTTCCCAGGGATCGGCCTGCGAAGATCGCGGCGCTGTCGGCGCGGGTGGGGTCGATCGGGGATAATCGGCTGGGCGGTTGGCATGGTTATCGGGCGGCCAAGGCGGCGCTGAATCAAATCATCCGCACGGCATCCGTCGAACTGGCGCGCAACCATCCGCAGGCCACGCTGGTGGCGCTGCATCCCGGCACGGTGGCCACGTCGCTGACGGCGGCCTATGCGGGGGGGCATCCGACAGTGACGCCTGCGGTGGCGGCGGAAAACCTGCTGGCGGTGCTGGATGGGCTGACCCCGGCAGAGACGGGCGGGTTCTATGACTGGCAGGGGAAGGTGATCCCGTGGTGA
- a CDS encoding 2-isopropylmalate synthase: protein MTDTSTQPRVMIFDTTLRDGEQSPGATMTHAEKLEIAGLLDEMGVDIIEAGFPIASEGDFNAVSEIAKRAKTSTICGLARANFKDIDRCWEAVRHAKSPRIHTFIGTSPLHRAIPNLDMDQMAERIHDTVTHARNLCDNVQWSPMDATRTEADYLCRVVEIAIKAGATTINIPDTVGYTYPFESAKIIRMLLERVPGADTIIFATHCHNDLGMATANALAAVEAGARQIECTINGLGERAGNTALEEVVMAMKVRNDILPYRTGIDTTKIMNLSRRVSTVSGFPVQFNKAIVGKNAFLHESGIHQDGVLKNVETFEIMRPEDIGLNQKNLTMGKHSGRAALRAKLKELGYDLADNQLNDVFVRFKALADRKKEVYDDDLIALVADEATMDAHDTLVLKKLRVICGTEGPQEADMVLTIDGVDHHIDATGDGPVDAAFNCIKMLFPHKARLQVYQVAAVTEGTDAQATVSVRLEEDGRIVTGASADTDTIVASVKAYVNALNRLIVRRQKTAPGEDVKTVTYHGE from the coding sequence ATGACTGATACCAGCACGCAACCCCGCGTCATGATCTTTGACACCACCCTGCGCGATGGCGAACAATCGCCCGGCGCCACCATGACCCATGCCGAAAAGCTGGAAATCGCAGGCCTCTTGGATGAAATGGGCGTCGATATCATCGAGGCGGGCTTTCCCATCGCCTCGGAGGGTGATTTCAACGCCGTCAGCGAAATCGCCAAGCGCGCGAAAACCTCCACCATCTGCGGCCTCGCCCGCGCCAATTTCAAGGATATCGACCGCTGCTGGGAGGCCGTGCGCCACGCCAAATCCCCGCGCATCCACACCTTCATCGGCACCTCGCCACTGCACCGCGCCATCCCCAATCTGGACATGGACCAGATGGCCGAACGCATCCATGACACCGTGACCCATGCCCGCAACCTGTGCGACAACGTGCAATGGTCGCCCATGGATGCCACGCGGACGGAAGCCGATTACCTCTGCCGCGTGGTCGAGATTGCCATCAAGGCCGGGGCCACCACCATCAACATCCCCGATACCGTGGGCTACACCTACCCGTTTGAATCCGCCAAGATCATCCGCATGCTGCTCGAACGCGTCCCCGGCGCGGATACAATCATCTTTGCCACCCATTGCCACAACGACCTTGGCATGGCGACGGCCAACGCCCTCGCGGCGGTCGAGGCGGGCGCGCGTCAGATCGAATGCACGATCAACGGCCTTGGCGAACGCGCGGGCAACACCGCGCTGGAAGAGGTCGTCATGGCGATGAAGGTCCGCAATGACATCCTGCCCTACCGCACCGGCATCGACACGACCAAGATCATGAACCTGTCCCGCCGCGTCTCCACCGTGTCGGGCTTTCCGGTGCAGTTCAACAAGGCCATCGTCGGCAAGAACGCCTTCTTGCACGAATCCGGCATCCATCAGGACGGCGTGCTGAAGAATGTCGAAACCTTCGAAATCATGCGCCCCGAAGACATCGGCCTGAACCAGAAGAACCTGACCATGGGCAAACATTCCGGCCGCGCCGCCCTGCGGGCAAAGCTCAAGGAACTGGGCTACGATCTGGCCGACAACCAACTGAATGATGTGTTCGTCCGCTTCAAGGCGCTCGCCGACCGCAAGAAGGAAGTCTATGACGACGACCTGATCGCCCTTGTGGCGGATGAGGCGACGATGGACGCGCATGACACGCTGGTGCTGAAAAAGTTGCGCGTGATCTGCGGGACCGAAGGCCCGCAAGAGGCCGACATGGTGCTGACCATCGACGGGGTCGATCACCACATCGACGCCACGGGCGACGGCCCGGTGGATGCGGCCTTCAACTGCATCAAGATGCTGTTCCCGCACAAGGCGCGGTTGCAGGTCTATCAGGTTGCCGCCGTGACCGAAGGCACCGACGCGCAGGCCACCGTCTCCGTCCGGCTGGAGGAGGACGGCCGCATCGTCACCGGCGCCAGCGCCGACACCGATACCATCGTGGCATCGGTGAAGGCCTATGTGAACGCCCTCAACCGCCTCATCGTCCGCCGCCAGAAAACCGCGCCGGGCGAGGATGTGAAGACCGTCACCTATCACGGCGAGTGA
- a CDS encoding pentapeptide repeat-containing protein has product MKLHHVTETLDVNDADLSGSRFNDANLSGATFNQINLSGARFNDSNLSGWHMNDVNLSGAVLQNLNLSGAVVTNCRLTGMVIDGVSVEEMIALWRQVKG; this is encoded by the coding sequence GTGAAGCTGCACCATGTGACGGAAACGCTGGATGTGAATGATGCTGATCTGTCGGGGTCTCGGTTCAACGATGCCAATCTGTCGGGGGCCACGTTCAACCAGATCAACCTGTCGGGTGCGCGGTTCAATGACAGCAACCTGTCGGGCTGGCATATGAATGACGTCAACCTGTCAGGCGCGGTGTTGCAGAACTTGAACCTGTCCGGCGCGGTGGTGACGAATTGCCGCCTGACCGGGATGGTGATCGACGGGGTGTCGGTGGAAGAGATGATCGCGCTGTGGCGGCAGGTGAAGGGGTAA